Proteins from one Pongo abelii isolate AG06213 chromosome 7, NHGRI_mPonAbe1-v2.0_pri, whole genome shotgun sequence genomic window:
- the LOC134761836 gene encoding olfactory receptor 7E24-like, with product MQTQCRLLVYLFPIFQPSFLGKSCPNDTDRQNLTDVSIFLLLELSEDPAQPVVAGLFLSMGLVTVLGNLLIILVISPDSQLHTPMYFFLSNLSLPDIGFISTTVPKMIVDIQFHSRVISYAGCLTQMCLSAIFGGMEERHAPECDGL from the coding sequence ATGCAGACACAATGCCGGCTGTTGGTTTACTTGTTTCCGATTTTTCAACCCTCTTTTCTAGGCAAAAGTTGTCCAAACGATACAGACCGACAGAATCTAACAGATGTCTCTATATTCCTCCTCCTCGAACTCTCAGAGGATCCAGCCCAGCCGGTCGTCGCTGGGCTGTTCCTGTCCATGGGCCTGGTCACGGTGCTGGGGAACCTGCTCATCATCCTGGTCATCAGCCCTGACTCCCaactccacacccccatgtacttcttcctctccaacctgtccttGCCTGACATCGGTTTCATCTCCACCACGGTccccaagatgattgtggacatCCAATTTCACAGCAGAGTCATCTCCTATGCAGGCTGCCTGACTCAGATGTGTCTCTCGGCCATTTTTGGAGGCATGGAAGAGAGACATGCTCCTGAGTGTGATGGCCTATGA